A part of Marinomonas rhizomae genomic DNA contains:
- a CDS encoding TRAP transporter substrate-binding protein, with protein MRNLMVLGKLAFAGLFALSLAACGGSEKAEETAKVEKKVETIHWKMVTTWPKNFPGLGTSAEELAKNITKMSNGRLEIKVYAAGELVPAMEVFDAVSRGTAQMGHSSAYYWKGKAPAVQFFSSVPFGMTAQEFNSWITYGGGLQLWEEVYAPFNIIPMAAGNTGAQMGGWFNKEINSLADFQGLKMRMPGLGGEVLKKVGAVTVNLPGSEMFTALQTGTIDATEWVGPYNDLAFGLYKAAKYYYYPGWQEPGSAVEALINKDAFNALPEDLQEIVRSAAQQANLNMLSELTARNNAALKTLVDEHNVVLKKFPKDLLEALRVASDETLKEVAANDPMSQKVYDSFTGFLNSVSEWHDISERAFINARATD; from the coding sequence ATGCGTAATTTAATGGTATTGGGCAAATTGGCGTTTGCTGGTTTGTTTGCTTTGTCTTTGGCCGCTTGCGGCGGATCAGAGAAAGCCGAAGAAACGGCAAAAGTTGAGAAAAAAGTAGAAACGATTCACTGGAAAATGGTCACGACTTGGCCAAAAAACTTTCCAGGTTTGGGCACAAGTGCTGAAGAATTAGCGAAAAACATCACAAAAATGTCTAACGGTCGTTTAGAGATTAAAGTTTACGCGGCAGGGGAGTTGGTCCCTGCTATGGAAGTGTTTGACGCGGTTTCTCGTGGTACAGCACAAATGGGCCACAGCTCGGCGTATTACTGGAAAGGCAAAGCGCCTGCCGTACAGTTTTTCTCGTCTGTACCATTTGGTATGACGGCGCAAGAGTTTAACTCTTGGATTACTTATGGCGGTGGTTTACAACTGTGGGAAGAAGTTTACGCACCCTTTAATATCATTCCTATGGCGGCGGGTAATACTGGCGCACAAATGGGTGGTTGGTTCAACAAAGAGATCAACTCTCTCGCAGACTTCCAAGGCTTGAAAATGCGCATGCCAGGTTTAGGTGGCGAAGTGCTGAAGAAAGTGGGTGCTGTGACTGTGAACCTTCCGGGTAGCGAAATGTTTACCGCTCTGCAAACCGGTACGATTGATGCAACGGAGTGGGTGGGTCCTTACAATGACTTAGCTTTTGGTTTGTACAAAGCTGCGAAATACTACTATTACCCAGGGTGGCAAGAGCCAGGTTCTGCTGTTGAAGCGCTGATTAATAAAGACGCGTTTAATGCATTGCCAGAAGACCTTCAAGAGATCGTTCGTTCTGCAGCACAACAAGCTAATCTGAATATGTTGAGCGAGCTAACAGCGCGTAATAATGCGGCATTGAAAACATTGGTCGATGAACACAATGTTGTGTTGAAAAAGTTCCCGAAAGATCTTTTGGAAGCATTGCGTGTGGCATCTGATGAAACTCTAAAAGAAGTCGCTGCTAACGATCCTATGAGCCAAAAAGTCTATGACTCTTTCACTGGATTTTTAAACTCTGTTAGCGAGTGGCATGATATTTCTGAGCGTGCGTTTATCAACGCTCGCGCAACAGACTAA